The Nocardioides humi genome includes a region encoding these proteins:
- a CDS encoding thiolase family protein: protein MTTDQVHVVGASMTKFGRHLTTTPRSMVSEAVDGAIHDADIQPAEIEAAFVGNAVEGLMTGQESIRGQVVLRSSRLGPVPVVNLENACASGSTALHVAWNSIRSGEYDCVLVVGYEKLVDEDKTKSFRAFDASMDLVEAATNYPERSPDRSVFMDHYAESGSGGLDPLTLARISSKSHRHGSLNPRAQFGTAYTPEEVLASRQVVGPLHLYMCAPMSDGAAAVVLVSDRWLSRTPRRAVKILASVLNSGRADDESLQRAPERACARAYNAAGVGPEDLSLIELHDATAVGEFELYSQIGLCSPGEEDRMVAEGEVGLGGRCPVNTSGGLTSRGHPIGATGVAQAVEAFDQLIGRCGPRQVENARFALTQNVGGWLGTDVACSTAHLFSN, encoded by the coding sequence TTGACTACTGATCAAGTCCATGTCGTTGGGGCGTCAATGACCAAGTTCGGTCGCCATCTGACAACGACCCCACGTTCGATGGTTTCCGAGGCCGTCGACGGAGCCATCCACGATGCCGACATCCAGCCGGCTGAGATCGAGGCTGCATTTGTGGGTAACGCCGTTGAGGGGCTCATGACCGGTCAGGAATCAATCCGAGGTCAGGTCGTGCTGCGGTCCTCGCGTCTGGGGCCTGTTCCCGTCGTGAATCTAGAGAATGCCTGTGCCTCGGGCTCGACGGCTCTCCATGTCGCGTGGAACTCGATTCGTTCGGGTGAGTACGACTGCGTGCTGGTGGTTGGATACGAGAAGCTTGTTGACGAAGACAAGACGAAATCATTCCGTGCTTTTGACGCGAGTATGGACTTGGTGGAGGCAGCAACCAACTATCCGGAAAGGTCGCCCGATCGAAGCGTCTTCATGGATCACTACGCGGAGAGTGGATCCGGAGGTCTCGACCCGCTCACGCTCGCGCGGATTTCCTCGAAGAGCCATCGACATGGATCATTGAATCCACGCGCACAGTTCGGCACTGCGTATACTCCGGAGGAGGTACTGGCCTCCCGCCAGGTCGTAGGGCCGCTCCATCTGTATATGTGCGCCCCAATGTCTGATGGCGCTGCAGCCGTCGTCCTAGTGTCGGACCGTTGGTTGTCGAGGACGCCGCGCCGGGCGGTGAAAATTCTCGCGTCAGTGCTGAATTCGGGCCGCGCAGACGACGAATCGCTGCAGCGCGCGCCTGAGCGAGCTTGTGCGCGCGCCTATAACGCGGCTGGTGTCGGGCCGGAGGATCTCAGCTTGATTGAGCTTCACGACGCGACTGCGGTCGGTGAGTTCGAGCTCTACTCGCAAATCGGTCTTTGTTCTCCGGGAGAAGAGGACCGCATGGTGGCGGAGGGCGAAGTAGGGCTCGGCGGCCGGTGCCCAGTGAATACCAGCGGAGGACTGACTTCGCGGGGGCATCCGATTGGAGCCACTGGGGTAGCTCAGGCGGTCGAAGCGTTTGATCAACTCATTGGACGGTGCGGTCCACGCCAAGTAGAGAATGCACGGTTTGCACTGACCCAAAACGTTGGGGGCTGGTTGGGAACTGATGTTGCGTGCTCTACGGCACACCTGTTCTCGAACTGA
- a CDS encoding enoyl-CoA hydratase/isomerase family protein: MTNQLAVETALVDGVGHIRLNRPAVYNALNCEMLGAIDRGVRELAGECGSILIAAAGPHFSVGADLREVTQAIDDPGKLRSHLAQFHQVAETISSCAVPVVVAAQGYLLAGGLELALAGDILVVADDALIGDQHIGVGLIPGGGGSQRLPRAIGDRRSRALQLTGDQISGKQAVEWGLAYVSVPAAKLLAHAMELASRLATQSADAMKLMKQLAEVAESESLRVGLSAELDAVVAHVASQETAQQLLGFINRPRSIPASSAPERDVRN, translated from the coding sequence GTGACGAACCAACTTGCCGTTGAAACGGCTCTGGTGGACGGCGTCGGGCACATACGGCTCAATAGGCCGGCGGTATATAACGCGCTGAACTGCGAAATGCTGGGTGCGATCGACCGGGGCGTCCGGGAGTTGGCGGGCGAATGCGGGTCCATCCTCATTGCTGCGGCCGGCCCGCATTTTTCAGTTGGAGCGGATCTTCGGGAAGTGACTCAGGCAATTGACGATCCTGGGAAGCTGCGATCGCACCTTGCGCAGTTCCACCAGGTGGCTGAAACGATAAGTTCCTGCGCGGTCCCAGTCGTCGTCGCGGCTCAGGGATACCTCCTGGCGGGAGGGCTTGAGTTGGCCCTTGCGGGTGACATCCTCGTCGTCGCCGATGACGCGCTCATCGGCGACCAACACATTGGCGTGGGCTTGATTCCAGGCGGAGGAGGATCACAGCGCCTTCCGCGAGCGATCGGCGATCGGCGGTCGCGAGCTCTACAGCTGACTGGTGATCAGATTTCAGGGAAGCAGGCAGTCGAGTGGGGGCTGGCTTACGTCTCTGTACCTGCCGCAAAACTCCTGGCGCATGCGATGGAGTTGGCCAGCCGTCTCGCCACACAATCTGCGGACGCGATGAAGTTAATGAAGCAGCTTGCCGAGGTCGCGGAGAGCGAGTCGCTTCGGGTTGGCCTGTCGGCAGAGCTCGACGCAGTTGTCGCGCACGTCGCGTCCCAAGAGACCGCACAACAGTTGTTGGGATTTATCAACCGGCCGAGGTCGATTCCCGCGTCCTCTGCGCCTGAAAGGGATGTTCGGAATTGA
- the lpdA gene encoding dihydrolipoyl dehydrogenase, with amino-acid sequence MSSKMVSSDVLVVGAGPGGYVAAIRAAQLGLSVTVVEERYWGGVCLNIGCIPTKTLLDSADLVRRAKAEAAMLGVTSSNVIPDYELAFERSRHVAAGRARGVRYLMKKNGIIQIDGRARFVDLNEVEVALSDGTTQRVRFGSAVIATGARPRPLEGVPFGNGIVSYAEQILSSSAPRSVGIVGGGAIGTEFAVLLKTFGADVTVLESESRLLPREDLDVSREVERAFRRSKIEVVTDASLQSVESAGDHVRVSVAAGGELRNISVETLLVSVGFLPNVENLGLEALGITFAPEAGIETDEYMRTDVANIYAIGDVTMRMPLAHVAEAQGIIAAESIAGRSPTPIAYEMVPRVTFTEPQVASFGPTELEARQSGMDVVTASFPFAANGKAHAANSTAGFVKLVKDSATGHIVGAHLVGPHVSELLPELTLAGHACLSAEQVLVNMHSHPSLGEAVQEALHGLVDRPINI; translated from the coding sequence GTGAGCAGCAAAATGGTCAGTTCGGACGTCCTCGTGGTCGGAGCGGGGCCAGGTGGATACGTCGCGGCAATCCGGGCCGCTCAACTCGGACTGAGCGTCACGGTCGTGGAGGAGAGATACTGGGGAGGGGTTTGTCTAAACATTGGCTGTATCCCCACGAAGACGCTTCTGGACAGTGCGGATCTGGTTCGCCGGGCCAAGGCAGAGGCCGCGATGCTGGGAGTGACGAGTTCGAACGTCATCCCAGATTACGAACTGGCCTTTGAACGCAGTCGGCACGTCGCGGCTGGTCGCGCCCGCGGTGTCCGCTACCTAATGAAGAAGAATGGCATCATCCAGATTGATGGGCGAGCCCGATTTGTCGACTTGAATGAAGTCGAGGTCGCGCTGAGCGACGGGACGACTCAGAGGGTCAGGTTCGGTAGCGCGGTGATTGCGACCGGCGCCCGTCCAAGGCCGCTCGAGGGCGTACCGTTCGGTAACGGGATCGTCAGCTACGCCGAGCAGATCTTGTCCTCTTCGGCCCCGCGTTCGGTCGGCATCGTGGGTGGCGGAGCTATCGGTACGGAGTTCGCCGTCTTGCTTAAGACATTCGGCGCGGATGTGACCGTACTGGAGAGCGAATCGCGGCTGCTGCCGCGCGAAGACTTGGATGTTTCTCGTGAGGTTGAGCGCGCCTTTCGACGATCAAAGATCGAGGTGGTTACTGACGCTTCACTGCAATCTGTTGAGAGTGCTGGCGACCATGTTCGCGTTAGTGTCGCGGCGGGCGGGGAACTTCGGAATATCAGCGTGGAAACTCTGCTCGTTTCGGTGGGTTTTCTGCCTAATGTCGAGAATCTGGGGCTTGAGGCTCTCGGTATTACCTTCGCGCCGGAGGCCGGGATTGAGACAGATGAGTATATGCGCACAGACGTTGCGAACATCTACGCGATTGGCGATGTAACAATGCGGATGCCACTCGCCCACGTGGCAGAGGCTCAGGGAATCATTGCCGCCGAAAGCATTGCAGGACGATCGCCAACGCCGATCGCCTACGAGATGGTGCCCCGGGTGACGTTCACGGAACCGCAGGTCGCTAGCTTCGGGCCGACTGAGTTGGAGGCGCGCCAATCGGGCATGGACGTCGTGACGGCATCGTTTCCGTTCGCGGCCAACGGCAAGGCGCATGCAGCGAACAGCACTGCCGGCTTCGTCAAGTTGGTCAAGGACTCTGCCACTGGCCACATTGTGGGAGCACATCTCGTGGGTCCGCACGTATCCGAGTTGCTGCCGGAGCTGACCCTTGCTGGACATGCGTGTCTCTCCGCGGAGCAAGTGCTCGTAAACATGCACAGTCATCCGTCACTGGGTGAGGCCGTTCAGGAGGCTCTCCATGGACTTGTTGACCGGCCGATCAACATCTAG
- a CDS encoding ABC transporter permease: MERIAMIEGGALTRDQEGRSISARRIGRVMIESSGRLSGVYVTIFLIVLFTVLIPENFATSVNARIIISSEAVAVILALALVIALSADILDVSVAGTMGMAVVFVGWLQQQGVNPVWSVVLTLMMGLVVGAINALNIIVLKVPALIATLGMISVLTAIGYWLTDGIGVVSGLSDGFKRAGQAQPFSIPAPVFYMLGVAAIVHYVLEYMPFGRKIRAVGDNRDAARLAGLRVEWLTLKVLLASSGIAAFAGVVYAARLGTAPLDAGDPYLLTTFAAAFLGSTQIRPGRFNVIGTIVAVYLLAIGINGVQFLYPNSSVWLKGLFSGCALIVAVALSVRRRSTS; the protein is encoded by the coding sequence ATGGAGCGAATAGCGATGATTGAGGGTGGAGCACTGACACGGGACCAGGAAGGTCGGTCCATATCTGCGCGACGGATCGGTCGGGTGATGATTGAAAGTTCGGGTCGACTGAGTGGCGTCTACGTCACAATCTTCCTGATTGTCCTATTTACGGTCCTCATCCCAGAAAACTTCGCTACATCGGTGAACGCCCGGATTATTATCTCAAGCGAGGCAGTGGCCGTGATACTCGCTTTGGCCCTGGTTATTGCACTTTCTGCCGACATCTTGGACGTCTCGGTGGCGGGCACCATGGGCATGGCAGTTGTGTTCGTGGGCTGGCTGCAGCAGCAAGGCGTCAACCCGGTCTGGTCAGTTGTGCTGACTCTGATGATGGGTCTGGTGGTTGGCGCTATCAATGCGTTGAACATCATCGTCTTGAAGGTACCCGCTCTGATCGCGACGTTGGGAATGATCTCGGTTCTGACCGCGATTGGCTACTGGCTGACCGACGGGATTGGCGTTGTCTCTGGTCTGAGTGACGGCTTCAAGAGGGCGGGACAGGCTCAGCCGTTCTCAATCCCGGCTCCTGTCTTCTATATGCTCGGCGTCGCGGCCATCGTCCACTACGTTTTGGAATACATGCCATTTGGTCGAAAAATTCGCGCAGTTGGTGATAATCGAGATGCCGCGCGCCTGGCAGGTCTTCGGGTGGAATGGCTGACGTTGAAGGTGCTGCTCGCGTCCTCGGGAATCGCTGCGTTCGCTGGAGTCGTGTATGCAGCTCGTTTGGGCACGGCCCCTCTTGACGCTGGTGATCCCTATCTACTGACAACTTTCGCTGCAGCGTTTCTCGGGTCGACACAGATTCGCCCGGGACGGTTCAACGTAATCGGCACCATCGTCGCTGTTTACCTTCTTGCAATTGGAATTAACGGCGTTCAGTTCCTATACCCAAATAGTTCGGTCTGGCTCAAGGGGCTGTTTTCCGGGTGTGCGCTCATCGTCGCAGTCGCGCTCTCTGTCCGTAGGAGGTCCACGTCGTGA
- a CDS encoding sugar ABC transporter ATP-binding protein, translating into MGVQRSDTGLVLEHVSMTFPGTRALQDVSVHVAPGEIHALVGHNGSGKSTLIKCMSGYYQPDPGATCSADGRSMTLGDGSEARSAGLAFVHQNLGLVHQMSVTDNLALEWGDILRPVRRIDRRAESRRAELAMNEVGYPTSGDRCVADLKPSERVGVALARAMWRPGKVRYLVLDEPTASMPAAEVEQLLGSMCSLRDRGVGILFVSHHLHEVVEIADAVTVLKDGQVVQVFRRGEFDHGSLVRLVGGEEAALANGRVRPDSDDAPEPAKPESLAVLTVDGLSAPGVRGFSTVLSRGEIVGIAGVTGSGREVVLQAIFGAVKRTGTVSVGDGAMIPDSRPDISIREGMQLVPADRAVHAVFPNLSFRENLYVNRLAGGARYRVRHSRERDEATQWGRRLQVRPNRSESMLSNFSGGNQQKIVLGRALEADPQVLLLAEPTQGVDVGSAAEIHRLIIEVARGGAGVLVASSDEEELAAICDRVLVMREGLVTRELSGSEATSGALVGAVLGPNANQQATKRGLTDGANSDD; encoded by the coding sequence ATGGGCGTTCAGAGGTCGGACACGGGGCTGGTCCTAGAGCACGTCAGCATGACATTTCCCGGCACGCGGGCTCTACAGGACGTGTCGGTGCATGTGGCTCCGGGAGAGATACATGCACTCGTCGGCCACAACGGGTCCGGAAAGTCAACACTGATCAAGTGCATGTCTGGCTACTATCAGCCGGACCCCGGTGCGACGTGTAGCGCAGATGGTAGGAGCATGACGCTCGGCGACGGGAGCGAGGCGCGTTCGGCGGGCCTAGCGTTCGTGCACCAGAACCTCGGCTTGGTTCACCAAATGTCTGTGACAGACAATCTTGCGCTTGAGTGGGGTGACATCTTGCGCCCGGTGCGCCGGATCGATCGGCGCGCTGAATCCCGTCGTGCTGAACTGGCTATGAACGAAGTGGGATACCCGACGTCTGGGGACCGATGCGTCGCGGATCTGAAGCCGTCGGAACGGGTCGGGGTCGCGTTGGCCAGGGCGATGTGGCGCCCCGGGAAGGTTCGCTACCTCGTCCTGGACGAGCCGACAGCCTCAATGCCTGCCGCTGAGGTGGAGCAGCTACTTGGATCGATGTGTTCGTTGCGCGACCGTGGCGTCGGAATTCTCTTCGTGTCGCATCACCTCCACGAGGTCGTCGAAATCGCTGATGCGGTGACAGTTCTGAAGGACGGCCAGGTTGTTCAAGTCTTCCGGCGCGGCGAGTTTGATCACGGGTCCTTGGTCCGCCTGGTGGGAGGCGAAGAGGCTGCGCTGGCTAACGGGCGGGTCCGCCCAGACTCAGACGACGCTCCGGAGCCAGCGAAACCGGAGAGTCTGGCAGTCCTAACTGTCGACGGGCTATCTGCGCCGGGCGTTCGCGGCTTCTCTACTGTGCTCTCGCGCGGCGAGATCGTCGGGATCGCCGGCGTCACCGGCTCTGGGCGGGAGGTCGTCCTGCAGGCCATCTTCGGTGCGGTTAAGCGGACTGGGACAGTTTCCGTGGGAGATGGCGCCATGATTCCAGACAGCCGACCAGACATCTCCATCAGAGAAGGTATGCAGTTGGTGCCAGCGGACAGGGCTGTTCACGCGGTCTTTCCTAACCTTTCGTTCAGAGAGAATCTGTACGTCAACCGGCTTGCCGGCGGCGCCCGCTACCGCGTCCGCCACTCGCGTGAGCGGGATGAAGCAACACAGTGGGGCCGCCGTCTACAAGTACGTCCCAATCGCTCCGAGTCGATGCTTTCGAACTTCTCTGGGGGAAACCAGCAGAAGATCGTCCTGGGGCGAGCGTTGGAGGCCGATCCGCAGGTTTTGCTGCTTGCTGAGCCGACCCAGGGGGTAGATGTTGGCTCAGCCGCAGAGATTCACCGGCTGATTATTGAGGTGGCCCGTGGAGGAGCCGGCGTACTCGTTGCCTCCTCGGACGAGGAAGAACTTGCGGCGATTTGCGACAGGGTGTTGGTAATGCGAGAAGGCCTCGTCACGCGTGAGCTAAGCGGCTCGGAGGCTACTTCGGGAGCGTTGGTTGGGGCGGTGCTGGGACCAAACGCGAACCAGCAGGCCACAAAGAGAGGCTTGACGGATGGAGCGAATAGCGATGATTGA
- a CDS encoding sugar ABC transporter substrate-binding protein: MRTTFRTAAICLALGLLAACGGQDANGGASGRVGADVLEAARDRVAAAKAAPDGVGLDDALSSRPEKGKTVAFLKCPVATCATIAKGVEAATEALGWEFKLVDFGATPEEQNAAFEKAIQLEPDVIMQTSGSLDTLSNSLAKTKAAGIPVVEGSTSDVATGMGPDGNGIIAVLNGGAQLADNGSMIADWVLVDSDGKNPEVAVFSIPAITVLEHFGTGLEESLKAICEGCRVTTVNAQVADIGKSLPQTVVSHVQQNPGVKYVAFAFGGMSTGVSAALREAGMNDVRVIGETPSEPNLANLGHRTEHAWVGQDSTILGWRMVDAFARQVVGDDVAIAQGALLNNQLLVTGEYEPTGRDYEGYPNYAAEFQRLWRIAD; encoded by the coding sequence ATGAGAACGACATTCCGGACCGCTGCAATCTGCCTCGCATTGGGATTGCTTGCTGCGTGTGGCGGGCAAGATGCGAACGGCGGGGCTAGTGGGCGTGTTGGAGCCGATGTTCTTGAAGCGGCGCGGGATCGCGTCGCTGCGGCCAAGGCTGCTCCGGATGGTGTGGGGCTCGACGACGCCCTGTCTTCGCGACCCGAAAAGGGAAAGACCGTCGCCTTCTTGAAGTGTCCGGTGGCGACGTGCGCCACAATCGCCAAGGGCGTTGAGGCCGCAACGGAAGCCCTGGGTTGGGAGTTCAAGCTCGTTGACTTCGGGGCCACCCCCGAAGAGCAGAACGCGGCGTTCGAAAAGGCCATTCAGCTTGAGCCAGATGTGATTATGCAGACTTCAGGCTCGCTCGACACGTTGTCCAATTCGCTGGCAAAGACTAAGGCTGCGGGGATTCCAGTCGTCGAAGGGTCAACGTCAGACGTGGCGACTGGAATGGGCCCGGATGGGAACGGAATTATCGCGGTTCTCAACGGCGGCGCACAACTGGCAGACAACGGGTCGATGATCGCAGACTGGGTACTCGTCGATTCCGACGGGAAGAACCCTGAAGTGGCCGTTTTTAGTATTCCAGCAATCACCGTTCTCGAACACTTCGGGACGGGCCTGGAGGAATCACTGAAGGCCATCTGTGAGGGATGCCGAGTAACGACGGTAAACGCGCAGGTCGCTGATATCGGCAAGTCACTCCCGCAGACGGTTGTCTCCCATGTTCAGCAGAACCCCGGTGTCAAGTACGTGGCCTTCGCGTTTGGCGGAATGAGCACCGGAGTTAGCGCCGCGCTGCGTGAGGCTGGGATGAACGACGTGCGAGTCATTGGTGAAACCCCGAGCGAACCCAACTTGGCGAACCTAGGTCACAGGACCGAGCACGCCTGGGTTGGCCAAGACAGCACGATTCTCGGCTGGCGCATGGTCGATGCCTTCGCGCGTCAGGTAGTCGGCGACGATGTGGCGATTGCTCAAGGCGCTCTGTTGAACAACCAGTTGCTCGTGACAGGCGAGTACGAGCCTACAGGTCGGGACTACGAGGGTTACCCGAACTATGCCGCCGAATTCCAGCGCTTGTGGCGCATCGCCGATTGA
- a CDS encoding biotin/lipoyl-containing protein → MSTIFELCLPEVGEGVTEAFVAVWLKDVGDPVVAGDPVLEVMTDKANIDVPSPVSGTLKEQRFAEEARVEVGEIVAVIEVTT, encoded by the coding sequence ATGAGTACGATTTTCGAGCTTTGTCTGCCGGAAGTAGGGGAAGGTGTGACCGAGGCATTCGTCGCGGTTTGGCTGAAGGATGTAGGCGATCCAGTAGTTGCTGGCGATCCGGTTCTCGAAGTCATGACCGACAAGGCCAATATCGATGTGCCCTCGCCAGTTTCTGGCACGCTCAAAGAACAGCGGTTCGCAGAGGAGGCGCGCGTGGAGGTCGGCGAAATTGTTGCAGTGATTGAGGTAACGACTTAG
- a CDS encoding 2-oxo acid dehydrogenase subunit E2 — translation MKEYPIDHRPRILDRSPITPLRRMAIKHLTESHRSVVAAGLHGRARADSLLEWRRRMERNGQKVSISAMLAKLLGDAVAAHPDVNAAIVEDELVRYADTHLGVAMSTGRDLVVPVIKDANLKTIGECAEALGDLSRRAMASKLGVNDLRGGTFTLSSIGMYVRDVTATAIVPGGQSGIVVAAGITDQPVVNGGQVCVAPVLPLSLTVDHRVVNGAAAGEFLTDLIQRVESCVDHYQQ, via the coding sequence ATGAAGGAGTACCCGATCGACCACCGTCCCAGGATCCTCGACCGCTCTCCGATCACGCCGCTACGCCGGATGGCGATAAAGCACTTGACTGAGAGCCACCGCAGCGTGGTAGCCGCGGGTCTGCACGGTCGCGCTCGTGCTGACAGCCTGCTTGAGTGGCGGCGCAGGATGGAGCGGAACGGCCAGAAGGTCAGCATCTCGGCGATGTTGGCCAAGTTGCTCGGTGACGCCGTGGCGGCGCATCCAGATGTGAATGCGGCGATCGTCGAGGATGAACTGGTCCGCTATGCGGACACACACCTGGGCGTCGCGATGTCGACTGGGCGTGACCTGGTAGTCCCAGTGATCAAGGATGCGAATCTCAAGACTATCGGGGAATGCGCCGAGGCGCTGGGCGACCTCAGTCGGCGGGCGATGGCGTCGAAGCTCGGCGTCAACGATCTTCGCGGAGGCACATTCACGCTCTCAAGCATTGGCATGTACGTCCGTGACGTGACAGCGACCGCGATTGTCCCGGGCGGCCAGAGCGGGATCGTTGTTGCCGCTGGCATTACCGACCAGCCCGTCGTGAACGGAGGCCAGGTCTGTGTTGCACCTGTGCTGCCGCTGAGTCTCACCGTCGATCATCGCGTCGTCAATGGCGCGGCGGCCGGTGAGTTTCTCACCGATCTGATCCAGCGCGTTGAGTCGTGTGTTGACCACTACCAACAATGA
- a CDS encoding alpha-ketoacid dehydrogenase subunit beta produces MIDTTLSDPPARRRHTIREATIAGLREEMEADESVILIGQDIGVFNGPLACTEGLYDQFGPKRVIQTAVSESAMISLALGAAAKGLRPIVDIMFSDMLPLIASPLIQTAAPFRYLMSGRGSLPVVIRTRGGDGPYRAHPQNFEALFAHSPGMTVVQPSRATDAYDLIRASVASNDPVIYLENIYLYNAFKDDLQDERQPARIGSATVVSQGRDVTAVGYGRSVRTLMNAVAECEAKGISLEVVDLRTVHPWDSATIEASVAKTGRLIVAHEAWARGGMGDQIVSHISRTMFGQLRASPAVLGAPDIPIPWAPRVRDAMSISSAAVVDVAVEIMRRSER; encoded by the coding sequence ATGATTGATACGACTTTGAGTGACCCGCCTGCGCGACGCCGGCACACGATTCGTGAGGCAACAATCGCTGGTCTGCGTGAGGAGATGGAGGCCGACGAATCGGTGATTTTGATCGGCCAGGACATCGGCGTGTTCAACGGGCCACTCGCTTGTACCGAAGGTCTATACGATCAGTTTGGCCCAAAGCGCGTAATCCAGACGGCCGTCTCGGAATCTGCAATGATCTCGCTCGCGCTCGGTGCCGCTGCCAAAGGGTTGCGACCGATCGTCGACATCATGTTCAGTGACATGCTTCCATTGATCGCCAGTCCGTTGATCCAGACTGCGGCACCGTTTAGATACTTGATGTCCGGTCGTGGTTCGCTCCCGGTCGTGATTCGTACCCGTGGCGGCGACGGCCCGTATCGTGCGCACCCTCAGAACTTCGAAGCTCTGTTCGCGCATTCGCCCGGGATGACGGTGGTGCAACCGTCGCGAGCGACGGATGCGTATGACCTCATTCGGGCGTCCGTGGCGTCAAATGATCCCGTCATCTATTTGGAGAATATCTACCTATACAACGCATTCAAGGACGATCTCCAGGACGAGAGGCAGCCGGCCAGAATTGGGAGCGCAACGGTTGTGTCGCAGGGTCGAGACGTTACCGCGGTCGGCTATGGAAGATCTGTGCGAACGCTGATGAATGCAGTCGCAGAATGTGAAGCGAAAGGCATCAGCCTTGAGGTAGTTGACTTGCGAACAGTTCACCCCTGGGATTCGGCCACGATCGAAGCATCGGTGGCGAAGACCGGCCGACTGATTGTGGCGCACGAAGCGTGGGCACGTGGCGGTATGGGTGACCAGATTGTCAGCCACATCAGCAGGACCATGTTCGGTCAGCTCCGGGCATCTCCTGCGGTACTGGGGGCACCGGACATTCCAATCCCTTGGGCGCCACGTGTCCGCGACGCCATGAGCATCTCGTCGGCAGCGGTGGTAGATGTGGCGGTCGAGATCATGCGTCGGTCCGAACGATGA
- a CDS encoding thiamine pyrophosphate-dependent dehydrogenase E1 component subunit alpha, with protein sequence MSLETSPGTARDVALSGYELMVTARQIELECVRLSGHWYAAIGEEAVLAGAYGLSSQHGDVLFPHYRGAMVVHYLRGRSLEDLFLSVLARKGSSSQGRHIAPLDGWLQGDVMPWTSYMLGPNIPFGSGAALALSRSTTDRVAIVGLGDGTAGTGDFHEGLNMASALNLPVVFVCHNNQFSISTRPQEVLATESIASWARGYQMPSVTVDGNDLKQVQAAVGEAVRRARRREGPSFVECLTFRRTGHFASDHAPYRDSAELAMWEKRDPIESWERELVNQWNMSRSDLKEIRTRLEEVVKQAAATAETAPHADEEDLSLEGVYDR encoded by the coding sequence ATGTCATTGGAGACATCGCCCGGCACGGCTCGGGACGTAGCCTTGTCTGGCTACGAGTTGATGGTCACGGCGAGGCAGATCGAGCTCGAGTGTGTCCGTCTGTCAGGCCACTGGTATGCCGCAATCGGCGAGGAAGCCGTCTTGGCTGGTGCATATGGACTGTCGTCTCAGCACGGCGACGTGCTCTTCCCGCACTACCGGGGCGCGATGGTTGTGCATTACCTCCGCGGACGTTCATTAGAAGACCTGTTTCTCTCTGTGCTCGCGCGCAAGGGATCTAGCTCGCAGGGCCGGCACATTGCACCTCTTGATGGGTGGCTCCAGGGAGATGTGATGCCGTGGACTAGTTACATGCTTGGACCCAACATCCCCTTCGGCTCCGGAGCCGCCCTCGCCCTGTCGAGGTCGACAACCGACCGCGTCGCGATTGTCGGGCTAGGCGACGGCACTGCAGGAACGGGCGACTTTCACGAGGGTCTGAACATGGCGTCGGCGCTGAACCTGCCAGTCGTGTTTGTTTGCCACAACAACCAATTCTCGATTTCCACCCGCCCTCAGGAGGTTCTCGCAACGGAGAGCATCGCCTCCTGGGCGAGGGGGTATCAGATGCCGTCGGTCACGGTTGACGGCAACGATCTGAAGCAAGTCCAGGCAGCGGTGGGGGAAGCCGTCCGTCGTGCGAGACGTCGAGAGGGCCCGTCATTCGTGGAGTGTCTGACGTTCAGGCGCACCGGCCACTTTGCATCTGACCATGCTCCCTATCGAGATTCGGCGGAATTGGCGATGTGGGAGAAGCGGGATCCGATCGAATCTTGGGAGCGAGAACTAGTCAACCAGTGGAACATGTCGCGATCTGATCTGAAGGAGATCCGGACGCGTCTGGAGGAGGTCGTAAAGCAGGCAGCTGCGACCGCAGAGACTGCGCCGCACGCGGATGAAGAAGACCTCAGCCTCGAAGGGGTGTATGACCGATGA
- a CDS encoding TetR/AcrR family transcriptional regulator: MDALEDLFLREGFGQLKLSDVATRAKCSRRTLYQLAPSKDELVVLVVDRVLQRLGAGARDAAQREERRIDQLRTYLNTVAAGFQRASLAFSRDVDAHPATRRVFAAHTAYSVTLMESIVVAGIRDGEFRNVHPGFTAQVLSDGITSVLDPEFLERSQLTLSAALAELGNLVAYGLIREPAGVSYNT, translated from the coding sequence TTGGACGCGCTCGAGGATCTCTTTCTGAGAGAGGGATTCGGCCAGCTGAAGCTCTCCGATGTGGCTACGCGCGCAAAGTGCTCACGACGCACGCTGTATCAACTAGCTCCGTCTAAGGACGAGCTGGTCGTCCTAGTCGTTGATCGGGTACTACAGCGGCTCGGAGCAGGTGCGCGAGACGCCGCACAGCGCGAAGAACGCCGGATCGATCAACTCCGCACCTACCTCAACACCGTGGCCGCTGGCTTTCAACGAGCCTCACTAGCATTCAGCCGTGACGTTGATGCGCACCCTGCAACACGCCGCGTATTTGCTGCCCACACGGCATACAGCGTCACGTTGATGGAATCGATTGTTGTTGCCGGAATCAGAGATGGCGAGTTTCGAAACGTCCATCCGGGGTTCACCGCCCAGGTCCTTTCGGACGGCATCACATCGGTCCTTGATCCGGAGTTTCTTGAACGCAGCCAGCTGACGTTGTCAGCGGCTCTCGCCGAACTCGGAAACCTTGTCGCCTATGGGCTGATACGAGAGCCAGCTGGCGTCAGCTACAACACCTAG